The following proteins are co-located in the Diaphorobacter sp. HDW4B genome:
- a CDS encoding M16 family metallopeptidase: MKKLKKTSVRVGLLGAGMALFAHSAWALLPIQHWTEASGARVWLVESPAIPMVDVQIDFDAGARRDPAQQIGLASAVAGMSSKGVRAGSGAGGKEAALDENALGEAWADLGASFDASAERDGFVYSMRSLTDPELLAKATSLAARQIGEPSFPQNVWQRERSRWEAGLKEANTKPGTVASKAFAADVYGKHPYGYQTTPESLQRINASDLQAFHKRYVQSCGARVSIVGALNKEQAQQLVSKLLARLPAKAAGDCAKLPDITPVQPLTQAKQETIPFQSAQAHVIIGQPGIKRDNPDFLAILVGNHILGGGGFTSRLTQEVREKRGLSYSVGSGFSPGLDAGAFVVGLQTRPDQAAEAVKVSQDVVKKFVEEGPTEEELRAAKDNLIGGFALRIDSNRKLLGNVVNIAWNNLPLDYLEHWTDRVEALSVKDIRDAFQRMVQPDRMVTVVVGGKQ; this comes from the coding sequence TTGAAAAAACTCAAGAAGACGAGCGTTCGCGTGGGTCTGCTGGGCGCGGGCATGGCCTTGTTCGCGCATTCTGCGTGGGCGCTGCTGCCCATCCAGCACTGGACCGAGGCGAGCGGCGCCCGCGTGTGGCTGGTCGAAAGCCCGGCGATTCCGATGGTGGATGTGCAGATCGATTTCGACGCCGGTGCGCGTCGCGATCCGGCGCAGCAGATCGGGCTGGCCAGCGCTGTGGCGGGCATGAGCTCCAAGGGCGTGCGAGCCGGATCTGGTGCTGGGGGCAAGGAAGCGGCACTCGATGAAAACGCGCTGGGCGAGGCCTGGGCTGATCTCGGTGCCAGCTTTGATGCCAGCGCCGAGCGAGACGGTTTTGTGTACTCGATGCGTTCGTTGACCGACCCCGAACTGCTCGCCAAGGCAACGAGTCTTGCAGCGCGCCAGATCGGCGAGCCGAGCTTTCCGCAGAACGTGTGGCAGCGCGAGCGTTCGCGTTGGGAAGCGGGCCTGAAGGAAGCCAACACCAAGCCCGGCACCGTGGCGAGCAAAGCCTTCGCGGCCGATGTGTACGGCAAGCATCCTTATGGTTATCAGACCACGCCCGAGTCGCTGCAACGCATCAACGCGAGCGATCTGCAGGCCTTTCACAAGCGCTATGTGCAAAGCTGCGGCGCGCGCGTGAGCATCGTTGGCGCGCTCAACAAGGAGCAGGCCCAGCAACTGGTGAGCAAGCTGCTCGCGCGCCTGCCCGCCAAGGCTGCGGGCGACTGCGCCAAGCTGCCGGACATCACGCCCGTGCAGCCGCTCACACAGGCCAAGCAAGAGACCATTCCATTCCAGTCCGCGCAGGCGCACGTGATCATCGGCCAGCCCGGCATCAAGCGCGACAACCCGGACTTTCTCGCCATCCTCGTGGGCAACCACATTCTGGGCGGCGGTGGCTTCACCTCGCGCCTGACGCAGGAGGTGCGCGAAAAGCGCGGCCTGAGCTACAGCGTGGGCAGCGGCTTCTCGCCGGGACTGGATGCGGGTGCGTTCGTGGTCGGTCTGCAGACGCGTCCCGATCAGGCTGCCGAAGCCGTGAAGGTCTCGCAGGACGTGGTGAAGAAATTCGTCGAAGAAGGCCCGACCGAGGAAGAACTGCGTGCCGCCAAGGACAACCTGATCGGCGGCTTTGCGCTGCGCATCGACAGCAACCGCAAACTGCTGGGCAACGTGGTGAACATCGCCTGGAACAACCTGCCGCTTGATTATCTGGAGCACTGGACGGACCGCGTCGAAGCGCTTTCTGTCAAGGACATTCGCGATGCGTTCCAACGCATGGTGCAACCCGATCGCATGGTCACCGTCGTCGTGGGAGGCAAGCAATGA
- the rsmD gene encoding 16S rRNA (guanine(966)-N(2))-methyltransferase RsmD — protein MLSEAAKKKAAAASKPAAPARGAGEVRIVGGQWKRTRLPVADRPGLRPTPDRVRETLFNWLGQDLTGWQCLDVFAGTGALGFEAASRGATQVLMNEADMGLVTQLKSIAAKLKAENVRVLRGDGVAAIKQCAAGSMHLLLLDPPFDSALFKPALEAAAKAVAADGYIYLEAPREWSEEELALLGLGRYRHLKAGAVHAHLLRRAG, from the coding sequence ATGTTGAGTGAAGCCGCCAAGAAGAAGGCAGCCGCCGCAAGCAAGCCCGCAGCACCGGCACGTGGCGCGGGCGAAGTGCGCATCGTGGGCGGCCAGTGGAAGCGCACGCGCTTGCCCGTGGCCGATCGTCCGGGCCTGCGCCCCACGCCCGACCGCGTGCGCGAGACGCTGTTCAACTGGCTGGGGCAGGACCTCACGGGCTGGCAATGTCTGGACGTGTTTGCGGGCACGGGCGCACTCGGTTTCGAGGCCGCGTCGCGCGGTGCCACACAGGTGTTGATGAACGAGGCCGACATGGGCCTGGTCACGCAGCTCAAGTCGATTGCCGCCAAGCTCAAGGCGGAGAACGTGCGTGTGCTGCGTGGGGATGGCGTCGCGGCGATCAAGCAATGCGCTGCGGGCAGCATGCATTTGCTGTTGCTGGATCCGCCGTTTGACAGTGCGTTGTTCAAGCCTGCTTTGGAAGCCGCCGCCAAGGCCGTGGCGGCTGACGGCTACATCTATCTGGAAGCACCACGCGAGTGGAGTGAGGAGGAGCTTGCCTTGCTGGGGTTGGGGCGGTATCGACACTTGAAGGCGGGGGCTGTGCATGCGCATCTTTTGCGCAGGGCGGGGTGA